The genome window GTAAATTAAGCCTTATTTTCGAATTTACCTAAATTTCCCAAATACAAGACCATTTTCAAATCTCCAAGAAATTGGATTAGGAAAGTTTACTTAGCCTAGTCTTAAAGTAAATTATGGATAGCCCAAAAGGTATAAAGAGCTTTTGGATGATGATTTGCGAACCGCCGAGTATGTGATACGCTCGGTGGTGTGGGAGGCGCACTCCGTCCCTTTAGGGGCGGAGCCGTCTACTCGATTAGCCGTAGTTTATTTATTTGAAATGTTCAGAATAACTTTCAAGACTCCTTAAATCTTCTGAATTATTTTGTTTTGCTGTTAATAATCGTGTATTTAATTGTTCAGTTATAATTAGAAAATAAATAAAAATACTTTCAATTGAGATAAAAAATATAAAAAGTAAAACAGATTTAAAAGTTAATATTGAATGAAATATTTTAAATACATTATAAGTTATCTCTGGCTTTATATTTATTGCCATTGGCATAAAGTGTAATGGATATATTACTGTTAAAGGAAATGCTATTAATAATAAAATTATTATAATTTTCAATGGTTTTATAGAATCATCGAATGTATTTAAGTTTTGTAAATTCTGTTCAAAATATTGTATTAAGGTTCTTGATTCAATTTCGAGCTTATCAATTTTATCTTTTTCAGCGCTTAAATTGTCCCATAATCCTTTTGGAGCAATGTCAAAAGTCCCTGCAAAATTGTTATTTTTCATAGATATTCCATTTCCCACTGGAGTATAAGTTGGTTTGTATTTTTCGTATACTTTTTCAAAGCTTTCAATAATTGCATCATCAATCTTATATAATCGATTATCTAACTTATAAATTTTTTCTAAAATTTCTTCACGATTTAAATTATCGAAATCTCCATTTTTAATTTGTTCTTTTAATGTGCTATTATATTTTACGTGTGATTTATTAAACCAATAAAAATGGCAGTTATTAATATTGAGTAAGATTTTATTACATTCTATAGCCAAAGTATCAAATTCAGAAATAGTAGAATTTATTTTTTCACTAATACCGAGAAGCCGAGAAATTATAAATGCACCAATAATACCAATTAATGCAGCTGCACTTTGGCAAAATGAGCTAAAAAACCAATTCCAATCCATATTCATTTGTTATTTAATTTTTTTGATTTTTAAGTTTTTGTGGGTAAATTCTAACTAACGTTTTTGTAAATGTCTAAAAACTAAATTGTTACAAAGTTAAAATCATCGACTTTGAATTGATGTTTTTCCATTTGTTTTTGTATTCTTCTTTGTACCGCTAGTTTTCTTTTTTCGTCTAAATATAAGTAATTTTCCGGATTATAGTAGGAGGTGTTTTTTACAATCATATTCCAAATGATTATACCTAATTTTCTTGCTGTTGCGCTTATGGCAGATACTCTTCCTTTTCGAAAATTAATTCGATGAAAAAAGTCTCTCAGAGGTGTTGATTCTTTTAAATTTCCGATGGCATTGGCAGCATTCCTCAGGGCTATTTTCAAGCGGTTACTCCCTTTTGGCACGCGAGAACTGAGTACTTTTCCGCCACTTATTTTATTGTTCGGAGTAAGTCTGAGCCAGCTTGCAAATTGTTTGGCTGTACCGAATTTTTTAATCCCTTCTAACCCCACTTCGCTCATTAATGTAAGTAAGGTTTGATGGCTGAATCCTTCTATCTTTAATAAATCTACTCCTTCGAAGTATTGATAGCCAATGAGGTTTAAATCAATATTTTTAGGTGTATTTTTATTAACTCTTTTATGAACTTTCGGATCCGTGTAATGTTGCTTTTTATTGTTGCTGCTGTCAATCTGGTCTTGAAGTAATTTTTTTATTTCTATATCGCAGTCTTTGATCTGATTTTGCAGATTTTGATACATCTGGTATTCCTGCTTTAGGGCAAATAGATAATCTTTACGGCCGTTGCTTTGGAGTGCTTTTTGCATTTCTGCTTCACTTTTTTTACAGTTTCCGTTTCTCAGGGAGGCTAATTTCTGAGAATCAGTTTCGCCATTACAAATGGCTTCTATCATCTTAAGTCCTGTCAAACCACAAATATCTTTAACAATTATATCCAGACGAAGGTTGAGTAAACGAAGGTATTTTTGCATTTTCTTGCTTGTGTCAGCAGCAACATCAATTAAACCGGCTCTGTGTCGGCAATAAGTTCGGAGTTGTTCAGTTTGTAAATCTGGCAAAAAACTTCCAGATAATAGGCCTATGGAATGTAATTTTTGTATCCATTGGCAGTCTTGTACATCGGTTTTCTTTCCTTTGATGTTTTTGGTAAATTTTCCATTGCACAATATCA of Flavobacterium marginilacus contains these proteins:
- a CDS encoding IS110 family transposase, which gives rise to MKEQNQILMEIVNPQAAGIDIGSRSHFVAIGQKEEHVREFGVYNEDLKAISDWLKGNGIQTVAMESTGTYWQALYAVLINDGFQVILCNGKFTKNIKGKKTDVQDCQWIQKLHSIGLLSGSFLPDLQTEQLRTYCRHRAGLIDVAADTSKKMQKYLRLLNLRLDIIVKDICGLTGLKMIEAICNGETDSQKLASLRNGNCKKSEAEMQKALQSNGRKDYLFALKQEYQMYQNLQNQIKDCDIEIKKLLQDQIDSSNNKKQHYTDPKVHKRVNKNTPKNIDLNLIGYQYFEGVDLLKIEGFSHQTLLTLMSEVGLEGIKKFGTAKQFASWLRLTPNNKISGGKVLSSRVPKGSNRLKIALRNAANAIGNLKESTPLRDFFHRINFRKGRVSAISATARKLGIIIWNMIVKNTSYYNPENYLYLDEKRKLAVQRRIQKQMEKHQFKVDDFNFVTI